The window TCAGGAGGAGTTGTGGCTGGTCCGGGACGTCGGCGGCCGTGACCCGCTCCGGCAGGACATCGACGAGCTCTACGACGCGTTCAAACACGCCCGGCGTGACCGTCCGGCGTTGCCGCTGCTCGACCCGGCCGAGGCCCGGGCGTACACGGCGCAGGTCCGGGACAAGGTGTTCGACGTGCTGGACCGGACGAAGTTCGGCCCGGAGAGCCGGCTGCTCGACGGCGGCTTCGCGTTCGGCATGATCGTCCAGCACGAACAGCAGCACGACGAGACGATGCTGGCCACCCATCAGTTGCGGTCCGGCGCCGCGGTGCTCACGGCCCCTTCGCCGCCTCGGTCCCGGCAGGCGGTCACCGGTGAGATCCTCATCGAAAACGGCAGATTCACCATGGGTACGGACACCGAGCCCTGGGCCCTCGACAACGAACGGCCGGCCCATCCGGTGGACGTGCCGGCCTTCTGGATCGACGCCGCCCTCGTCACCAACGGTGACTACCTGACGTTCATCGACGCCGGCGGCTACGACGACCCGCGGTGGTGGAGCGAGCGCGGCTGGGCCCACCGGCAGGCGGCCGGCCTGGAAGCGCCGATGCACTGGATCCGCGACCCCGGCGGCTGGCTGTACCGGCGGTTCGGCCGGGTCACCCCGATCGAACCGGACGAACCGGTCGTGCACGTCTGCTTCTTCGAGGCCGAGGCGTACGCCGCGTGGGCCGGGAAACGCCTGCCCACCGAGGCCGAGTGGGAGAAGGCGGCCCGCTGGGATCCGGCGACCGGGCGGTCCCGCCGCTATCCGTGGGGCGACGACCCGCCCGAGGCCCGGCACGCCAACCTCGGGCAGCGTCACCTCGGCCCGGCGCCGGCCGGTGCCTACCCGGACGGCGCCTCCCCGCTGGGCGTGCACCAGCTGATCGGCGACGTCTGGGAGTGGACCTCGTCCGGGTTCCACGGTTACCCGGGGTTCGCGGCGTTCCCCTACCGGGAGTATTCGGAGGTCTTCTTCGGCGGTGACTATCGGGTGCTGCGCGGCGGTTCCTTCGGCACCGACGCGGCCGCCTGCCGGGGTACGTTCCGTAACTGGGATCACCCGATCCGGCGGCAGATCTTCAGTGGTTTCCGCTGCGCGCGGGACGCCTGATGTGCCGGCATCTCGGCTATCTCGGTCCGCCCGTACCGCTGCAGAATCTGATCTTCGATCCGCCGCACGCCCTCGCCACGCAGGCCTGGGCGCCCCGCGACATGCGCGGCGGAGGAACCGTCAACGCCGACGGCTTCGGCGTCGGCTGGTGGCCGCCCGGCGCCTCGGCGCCGGTGCGGCACCGCAGCGCCATGCCCATCTGGACGGACGCGACGTTGCCGCTTCTCGCGGCCGCGACGTCGTCCGGCGCAGTCCTCGCGGCGGTCCGCTCGGCCACCGTCGGCCTTCCGGTGGTCGAGACGGCGGCGGCGCCGTTCACCGACGGTCGGTGGCTGTTCAGCCACAACGGCGTCGTCCGCGGCTGGCCTTCGGCCATCGCCGCGCAGGCTCGTGACCTCCCGATCGAGGATCTCCTCACCCTCGACGCGCCCACCGACTCGGCAACCCTCTGGGCCTTGGTACGGGCGAAGCTGCGCTCCGGAGAACCGGCGGCCAAGGCGGTCGCGGCCGTGGTCACCGAGGTCGCCGTGGCGGCCCCTGGATCCCGGCTGAACCTGCTGCTCAGCGACGGCGGGCAGATGATCGCGACCACGTTCGGTCACGCCCTGTCGGTGCGGCAGTCGCGCGACTCCACCCTGATCAGCTCCGAACCCCTCGACCCCGGGCCGGCGTGGCGACACGTCCCCGACGGTCACCTGGTCGTCGCCACCGCCGGCCAGGTGGAGATCACTCCCCTCTAGAAAGGTGTTCGCCATGCGTCTGGACAGGCACCTCGACGACGACTTCCTGGCCCGTGAGCTGCGTGCCGACGTGCGTACCGGGCTCACCGCCGACCCGCGGTGGATGCCGCCGAAATGGTTCTACGACGCCCGCGGCAGTGAGCTCTTCGAGGAGATCACCCGGCTGCCGGAGTACTACCCGACGCGTACCGAGCGGGCTCTCCTCGACGAGCACGCCGCCGCGATCGCCCGGATCACCGAGGCGAAGACCCTCGTCGAGATCGGCTCCGGCTCGTCCGAGAAGACCCGCCTACTGCTCGACGCGCTGGTCGCCCAGGGCACACTCGGCGCGTTCGTGCCGCTCGACGTGTCCGGGTCGGCGCTGGCCGCGGCCGTCGAGTCGCTGACCGAGGCCTACCCCGGCCTCAGTATCCGCGGTGTCGTCGGCGACATGACCCGCCACCTGCGACATCTGCCCGACGGCGACAACCGACTGGTCGCGTTCCTCGGCGGCACCATCGGCAACCTGGTCCCGGCCGAACGGGCGGCGTTCCTGTCGTCGCTGCGATCCGTGCTGCACGAGGGGGAGTGGCTGCTGCTCGGCGCCGACCTGGTCAAGGACCCGGCGGTGCTGGTCCCGGCCTACGACGACGCGGCCGGGGTGACCGCCGAGTTCAACCGCAACGTCCTGCACGTCATCAACCGGGAGCTGGCCGCCGACTTCGACCCGTCCACCTTCGAACACGTCGCCGTCTGGGACCCGACCCACGAATGGATCGAGATGCGCCTGCGGTCCACCCGCGACCAGGTCGTGCACGTCGCCGGCCTGGATCGGGACGTTCCGTTCACCGTCGGCTTCACCGCCGGCCAGGAGATGCGTACCGAGATCTCCGCCAAGTTCCGCCGGGACGGCCTGGCCACGGAACTCGCCGCCGCCGGGTTCACCCCACGCCACTGGTGGACCGATCCGAACGATTGGTTCGGAATCACCCTCGCCCAGGCGGGGTAAAGGTTGACGCTTCGTGTTTTCCTAGCGGTGCCGTCTCACCGCCAGGAGCCGTCCCGCGAGTCCGCGCGGGGCGGCAGCACGAGGCGTCGACCAAGGGGGTGTCCCGCATGGAGTCCGACCACGCGGACGCTGTACCACCGTCCGGCGACCAGCCACCCGCCGAGCCACCGCCGGAGGCGCTCCCGCCCTCCGGCGATCCGCCGTCACCCACCGACTCCCCATCCACCGACTCCCCACCCACCGACTCCCTACCCATCGATGCCCCGGCCACCGACGTCCCGGCCACCGACGTCTCGCGCGGCGGTTCTCCCGCCGCCGGGTCCGCGGGTGCCGGCTCGTTCGCGGACGCCTCCACAGGTGCTGGGTCTTCGGCCGGCGCAGGTGCTGGTTCTTCGGCCGGCGCCTCCGCGCGTCCTGATCACCCGGCCGCCGAGTCGGCGATCGCCGGCGATGACGGGCCGTCTGGCGATGCTTCCTCGGGCGCCGACGAGCGGTCGCTCCCCGCCGAGCCGCAGCCGGCCGCTGATTCGCGGGTGCCCGATATCCAGTCGGTACTCGCCGGGGATGATCGCTCGCCGCTCGCCGGTGCGCGCCGGGTGCCGAACGGCGACTCGGCGGGTGCTGGTGACCCTGCGGGTGCCGGTGACTCGGCGGGTGCCGGTGATCCGGCGTCCAGCGATGACCCGCCGACCGGCCGCGAGCCGCACATTCTGCTGGTCCACGCCGTGATCAGGGCCTCCCGGGAACACGACGCGTGGTCGACGTCCGGCGGCCCGCGCCCGCAGCTTCCCCGCACCTGGACCGAACTCTGGCGCAACGCCGTCCGCCGCCAGACCGACCTCGCGGGTGAACCCGAGGAAGAGGCCCGCCGTACCGTGCAGGCGATGCTCGACCAGCTCACCCGCCTGGACCGGGAGGCGGCCTGGTTCCGCGCCGACGTCGCCCGGCGAGACCGGGCGATCTCCGAGACCCTGCTGTACGGCACCCGCCTCGGCCCCGACGTGCCCAGCCGCCCGGCCCAGCTCGCCTGGGATCGCCAGCGCGGCCTCCGCCCCGTCGACTACGCCAAGATCACGGCGATCGCCGCCGCCCAGGACGAGTGGCTGGCCGCCTGGAACGAGTGGGCCACCACCACCTGAAACGCGCATCCCCCTGGAGCACCCGGTCACCGACCGGGTGCCCCTCCGCGTTGAGTCGACCCGAAGACCCCGGCTGGTCCTGGGAGGCGTCCAACGCGTGTTGCGCAGCCCTGAGCGGCGGCCGGTGACGGGTCGCCTCCGCCCGAAAGGCGCGTTGGCGGCCGGGACGGGCCGCCTGCCTCGCGTCGTAGGCGGGGACGGGATCGGCTGCGTTTGGGGCGCCGTGGTTCGTACCACCGAAATGTTCGAAATGTGACCGGGACTGGATCGCATCGCTCAGCATGCGGGATGGGTGGGTTCGTGGTTGCCGGGGCGAGTGGGAGTTGATACGTTCTTCTGCATAGTCATACGGAGGTAGGCATGGGAATCAGGGTCGCGGTAGCGGGAGCCAGTGGCTACGCGGGCGGTGAGTTGCTGCGCCTGATCGCCGGGCACCCCGAGTTCGACCTCGTCGCGGCGACCGCGCACAGCCAGGCCGGTTCGCCGGTTGCGGCGGTGCACCCGCAGCTGACCGGGCTCGACCTGACGCTGGGTTCCACCGACGCCGCCACGCTCAGTGGCGCTGACCTGGTCTTCCTCGCCCTGCCGCACGGGCAGTCGGCGGCCGTCGCCGGCCGGCTCGACGCGGGTGTCAAGGTCGTCGACCTGGGTGCCGACTTCCGGCTGGAGAGCGCCGAGCAGTGGACCCGCTATTACGGCGGCGGGCATGCCGGCACCTGGACCTACGGGCTGCCCGAGTTGCCCGGCGCGCGGGCCGCGATCGCCGCGGCCGACCGGGTCGCCAACACGGGGTGCTATGCGGCGACGATCACGCTGGCGCTGGCCCCGCTGATCGCCTCCGGTGTGGCCGACCCGGAGGATGTCGTGGTGGTGGCGAGCTCCGGCACCTCCGGCGCCGGGCGTAACGCCAAGGTGCACCTGCTGGCCAGCGAGATCATGGGTGACCTGTCGCCCTACAAGGTCGGCGCGCACCAGCACGTCGCCGAGATCAAGCAGGCCACCGGCGCGGCC of the Actinoplanes sichuanensis genome contains:
- the egtB gene encoding ergothioneine biosynthesis protein EgtB, with protein sequence MTDDLRLSIAAELERTRARTALLTDAVDDDDLTRQHSPLMSPLVWDLAHVGNQEELWLVRDVGGRDPLRQDIDELYDAFKHARRDRPALPLLDPAEARAYTAQVRDKVFDVLDRTKFGPESRLLDGGFAFGMIVQHEQQHDETMLATHQLRSGAAVLTAPSPPRSRQAVTGEILIENGRFTMGTDTEPWALDNERPAHPVDVPAFWIDAALVTNGDYLTFIDAGGYDDPRWWSERGWAHRQAAGLEAPMHWIRDPGGWLYRRFGRVTPIEPDEPVVHVCFFEAEAYAAWAGKRLPTEAEWEKAARWDPATGRSRRYPWGDDPPEARHANLGQRHLGPAPAGAYPDGASPLGVHQLIGDVWEWTSSGFHGYPGFAAFPYREYSEVFFGGDYRVLRGGSFGTDAAACRGTFRNWDHPIRRQIFSGFRCARDA
- the egtC gene encoding ergothioneine biosynthesis protein EgtC; this encodes MCRHLGYLGPPVPLQNLIFDPPHALATQAWAPRDMRGGGTVNADGFGVGWWPPGASAPVRHRSAMPIWTDATLPLLAAATSSGAVLAAVRSATVGLPVVETAAAPFTDGRWLFSHNGVVRGWPSAIAAQARDLPIEDLLTLDAPTDSATLWALVRAKLRSGEPAAKAVAAVVTEVAVAAPGSRLNLLLSDGGQMIATTFGHALSVRQSRDSTLISSEPLDPGPAWRHVPDGHLVVATAGQVEITPL
- the egtD gene encoding L-histidine N(alpha)-methyltransferase, with product MFAMRLDRHLDDDFLARELRADVRTGLTADPRWMPPKWFYDARGSELFEEITRLPEYYPTRTERALLDEHAAAIARITEAKTLVEIGSGSSEKTRLLLDALVAQGTLGAFVPLDVSGSALAAAVESLTEAYPGLSIRGVVGDMTRHLRHLPDGDNRLVAFLGGTIGNLVPAERAAFLSSLRSVLHEGEWLLLGADLVKDPAVLVPAYDDAAGVTAEFNRNVLHVINRELAADFDPSTFEHVAVWDPTHEWIEMRLRSTRDQVVHVAGLDRDVPFTVGFTAGQEMRTEISAKFRRDGLATELAAAGFTPRHWWTDPNDWFGITLAQAG
- the argC gene encoding N-acetyl-gamma-glutamyl-phosphate reductase; amino-acid sequence: MGIRVAVAGASGYAGGELLRLIAGHPEFDLVAATAHSQAGSPVAAVHPQLTGLDLTLGSTDAATLSGADLVFLALPHGQSAAVAGRLDAGVKVVDLGADFRLESAEQWTRYYGGGHAGTWTYGLPELPGARAAIAAADRVANTGCYAATITLALAPLIASGVADPEDVVVVASSGTSGAGRNAKVHLLASEIMGDLSPYKVGAHQHVAEIKQATGAASLSMTPILAPMPRGILATVTARRLNGGDPREALEAAYADAPFVHVLPEGSWPHTAATAGSNSCHLQATVDIDSGRIIVVSALDNLGKGAAGQAVQNANIMFGLPETTGLSVFGVAP